In Musa acuminata AAA Group cultivar baxijiao chromosome BXJ2-10, Cavendish_Baxijiao_AAA, whole genome shotgun sequence, a genomic segment contains:
- the LOC135585976 gene encoding exonuclease DPD1, chloroplastic/mitochondrial-like gives MSLASIWSGNFHQLWSSLGSNSTIKFLRLSTKCVPDKSFDARRCPLRQLTNVVEELRQEPQSFIASCGCHDWRLEKVTIASTTNLNTHQQEIHELKAVQCYNIQESTLKKSVDRPATILVFYIETTGFSHQNERIIEFALRDLIGGKNSTFQTLVNPEKDVLNAFVHGIDTSMVNRRDVPTFRELLPVLLQYVRSRQVAGRPVLWVAHNGRKFDVPFIIKEFQRCLVEIPADWMFVDTLPLARQLMKPDGTKLTSSSLKALREHYQIPLVGPAHRAMQDVTTLCYVLQKITFDLKLSIPELMDRAFRASDFVKLPLEK, from the exons ATGTCCTTAGCTTCTATCTGGTCAGGAAATTTTCATCAATTGTGGAGCAGTCTTGGAAGCAATTCAACCATCAAGTTTCTCAGGTTAAGTACTAAATGTGTCCCTGACAAATCATTTGATGCTAGGAGATGCCCACTACGACAGTTGACAAATGTAGTAGAAGAACTGAGACAGGAGCCACAGAGTTTTATTGCATCATGTGGCTGCCATGACTGGAGACTTGAGAAAGTGACAATTGCGTCAACAACAAATTTGAATACCCATCAGCAAGAAATTCATGAACTTAAAGCTGTTCAGTGTTACAATATCCAAGAAAGTACTCTCAAGAAATCTGTTGACCGTCCTGCAACTATCCTCGTTTTTTATATTGAAACCACTGGGTTCAGTCATCAAAATGAAAGGATTATTGAGTTTGCACTTCGTGATCTTATTGGTGGCAAGAACAGTACATTCCAAACCCTTGTAAATCCTGAAAAAGATGTACTGAATGCATTTGTTCATGGAATTGACACATCTATGGTCAACAGGCGTGATGTCCCAAC ATTTAGGGAGTTGCTTCCTGTCCTACTTCAATATGTTCGGAGCCGCCAAGTGGCAGGAAGGCCGGTTTTGTGGGTTGCTCACAATGGACGTAAGTTTGATGTACCTTTCATCATCAAAGAATTCCAGCGCTGTTTGGTGGAGATTCCAGCAGATTGGATGTTTGTTGACACTCTTCCTCTTGCACGCCAATTGATGAAGCCAGATG GAACAAAGCTTACTTCCTCCTCATTAAAGGCACTACGTGAGCACTACCAAATTCCTTTGGTTGGACCAGCACACAGAGCAATGCAGGATGTCACGACACTCTGCTACGTGCTCCAGAAAATTACTTTCGATCTAAAACTGTCTATTCCTGAGCTCATGGATAGAGCTTTCCGGGCTTCGGACTTTGTGAAACTTCCTCTTGAGAAATAA